A single region of the Pieris rapae chromosome 19, ilPieRapa1.1, whole genome shotgun sequence genome encodes:
- the LOC110998887 gene encoding uncharacterized protein LOC110998887, with translation MSGYPYGNPQFPQQPNAIYPQIYNPSSAPPPGPQGQPMMPGYPYQPGFAVYPGQGVGQQGLPPSAMSYPNVAPTAPAYGYPGFPNVTPQQPWSVVEWIPATPQTAHSLSNKAVVAGYEGHDHSPLWVIRARIQGDLVPGKLAIKHGAAYVPWNGQENPVQNFEVCCAPADKVRWIESRDGIVPPNAIASGNTAAGEPLYVGRAREQGSLTPGKVHPSHKVLYISFGGKEIGHKVYEILCTV, from the exons ATGTCTGgat ATCCTTATGGAAACCCACAATTTCCTCAACAACCAAATGCTATATATCctcaaatatataatcctTCATCTGCTCCACCCCCGGGTCCTCAAGGGCAACCCATGATGCCAGGCTATCCATACCAGCCAGGATTTGCAGTTTATCCTGGTCAAGGAGTTGGACAGCAGGGACTGCCACCATCAGCTATGTCATATCCAAATGTTGCTCCAACTGCACCAGCTTATGGCTACCCTGGCTTTCCAAATGTTACTCCACAACAACCATGGT CTGTTGTTGAATGGATACCTGCAACCCCACAGACTGCCCATTCTCTAAGCAACAAAGCAGTGGTAGCTGGCTATGAAGGGCATGACCACAGTCCTCTTTGGGTTATTAGGGCAAGAATTCAGGGAGATCTTGTACCTGGAAAGCTTGCTATTAAGCATGGTGCTGCGTATGTACCTTGGAACGGACAAGAAAATCCTGTGCAGAACTTTGAG GTATGCTGTGCTCCGGCAGACAAGGTCCGTTGGATTGAGAGTCGAGATGGTATAGTGCCACCAAATGCTATAGCATCTGGTAACACAGCTGCTGGAGAGCCGCTGTATGTCGGTAGGGCTAGGGAGCAAGGTTCACTTACTCCCGGAAAG gtCCACCCAAGCCACAAGGTGCTATACATATCCTTTGGAGGCAAAGAAATTGGTCACAAAGTCTATGAAATACTGTGCACAgtgtga
- the LOC110998888 gene encoding uncharacterized protein LOC110998888 isoform X1, translating to MFYTSDYNSYSYQNIKGNIFTVILNGFCTTDSFPTFSVAHASKPLINFSTIFGMQNVRFNKIGIQRVSIFNKFYCIFILSLLICVIVCIPPLSWKETKSDLPLNILTRLFGVLQTFEIFYYVFIVSFGNASYYWNLYKTLNSLDNHYEKRLKMFVKRRYLAIFLMFTPLLLITFTFYLRKFTIQNVVAQITFFLIMLQGVNFVYFIVNIFIEVLIFKAVLFKKVEDFVPTEINKKSFLTKLLIKRLVTSENLKRRYCWFELMQIYDKIADCVYIFNKIYAGQILIMFEAWLLTTVLVICRSLSPSMKYSEVMWSDAFYYTFLNIRPFFLTKMSDFFIQDRRETLSLLIRVLIHTDTNYYLYQSQVQTMITQVQGRKIELSAVVAAVDMPIMIAFAGKVISYSVLVIQYFYINN from the exons ATGTTTTACACAAGTGATTATAACTCATACTCATAccaaaatattaaaggaaACATTTTCACTGTTATATTAAACGGATTTTGTACCACGGATAGTTTTCCTACATTCTCCGTTGCACATGCATCGAAACCACTCATAAATTTCTCAACTATATTTGGAATGCAGAATGTCCGTTTCAATAAAATCGGCATACAGCGAGTGTCAATCTTCAATAAATTCTactgcatttttatattaagtttgttaATTTGTGTCATTGTCTGCATCCCACCCCTTAGTTGGAAAGAAACTAAATCGGATCTACCTTTAAATATACTAACGAGATTATTCGGAGTTTTACAAACTTtcgagatattttattacgtttttatAGTCTCCTTTGGCAACGCGAGTTATTACTGgaacttatataaaactttaaacagTTTGGATAACCATTACGAGAAGAGGTTGAAAATGTTTGTTAAACGACGATATTTGGCTATATTTCTAATGTTTACTCCGCTACTGTTAATTACATTTACGTTTTATTTGCGAAAGTTTACCATACAGAATGTTGTGGCCCAGATAACATTCTTTCTAATTATGCTGCAGGGAGTGAACTTTGTATATTTCAtcgtcaatatttttatagaggtTTTAATCTTCAAGGCTGTATTGTTTAAGAAGGTTGAAGACTTTGTTCCTacagaaattaacaaaaagagTTTTTTGACGAAACTCTTGATA AAGAGACTTGTTACCTCAGAAAACTTGAAGCGTCGTTATTGCTGGTTTGAACTTATgcaaatttatgataaaatcgCTGATTGCGTTTATatcttcaataaaatatatgcagGGCAG ATTTTGATTATGTTTGAAGCCTGGCTGCTCACAACTGTTCTCGTTATATGCAGATCATTATCGCCATCTATGAAG TATTCCGAAGTGATGTGGAGTGATGCCTTCTATTacacatttctaaatatacGACCATTTTTTCTTACGAAAAtgagtgatttttttatacaagatAGAAGAGAAACACTATCTTTACTCATACGTGTACTAATTCATACTGACACGAACT attatttatatcaaagcCAGGTACAAACTATGATCACTCAAGTGCAAGGCAGAAAAATAGAATTGTCGGCTGTGGTGGCAGCAGTCGATATGCCAATCATGATTGCGTTTGCTGGCAAAGTTATATCCTATAGTGTTTTAGTTATACAAtacttttacattaataactaa
- the LOC110998897 gene encoding solute carrier family 46 member 3: protein MAYDNTTKGKEEKLAEKTLKDTDLIATSEMQNNFIKNKMEKVQEKTDDWIDLNFFQKAKRLISLITVEPILAGYVMPSVLSALATQNLYLEKACRVNLAFDHHICDALTKRDTANYTFEEEAVQTLVASVAGWKTVLQSFLPCGILIFLGAYSDRVGQRKFCMLLPIIGEFLTSIGLIVNTYFFYELPVEAAAVTEAIFPALTGGWFTMFMGVFSFIADVTTEEQRTLRIGIVNLFYSLGVPVGAALSGILVRKIGLYGVFSLSASLYVLSFLYAFFRIKEVKRIDTSVKPTNNCCEWLRDFFDTRYVKDTVMVAFKNGPNQRRLRVIMLVIVLCVVIGPIYGEMSVMYLFTRYRFNWNEVDFSMFSTYAMCTSLVGTLFSVGVFSHVLKFDDAIIGVISCTSKILSGFMYAFATDTWHMYIAPLIELFNGTSFIAMRSMVSKLVDKDELGKVNSFFGVAEAMMPLVYAPMYTTVYTSTLKTFPGAFFLLGGGLTIPAVLIFLWLYLANKKFLAIETTNKEREVNEEKHEKGRENKAFENDEQKHKIEATTENPDSVAAQIEIGFTQSMVCTSKL from the exons ATGGCTTACGACAATACAACAAAGgggaaagaagaaaaacttgCGGAGAAAACACTTAAAGACACTGACTTAATCGCCACAAGCgaaatgcaaaataattttataaaaaacaaaatggaaaAGGTTCAAGAGAAAACCGATGATTGGATCGACTTAAACTTCTTTCAGAAGGCCAAACGTTTGATATCTCTAATCACAGTTGAACCGATACTCGCTGGTTACGTCATGCCTTCGGTACTTTCAGCTCTTGCTACGCAAAATTTGTATTTGGAGAAAGCGTGCAGAGTAAACTTAGCCTTCGATCACCACATTTGTGATGCCTTAACTAAAAGAGATACCGCTAATTACACTTTTGAAGAAGAAGCCGTGCAGACACTCGTAGCGTCTGTAGCTGGATGGAAAACAGTATTGCAATCGTTTCTTCCATGTgggattttaatattcttaggCGCGTATAGTGACAGAGTTGGTCAGAGAAAGTTTTGTATGCTATTACCCATAATAGGCGAGTTCCTGACAAGTATTGGCCTTATAGTGAATACGTACTTTTTCTACGAATTGCCGGTAGAAGCCGCAGCAGTGACAGAAGCAATATTCCCTGCATTGACTGGAGGATGGTTCACCATGTTTATGGGAGTGTTTAGTTTTATAGCTGACGTCACGACCGAGGAACAAAGAACGTTACGAATAGGAAtcgtgaatttattttattctttaggaGTCCCTGTTGGAGCGGCTTTGAGTGGAATTTTAGTGAGAAAAATCGGGCTATATGgagtgttttctttaagtgCCTCGCTATATGTTTTGAGTTTTCTATACGCTTTCTTCAGGATAAAGGAAGTCAAACGAATCGATACAAGTGTG aagCCAACTAATAACTGCTGCGAGTGGCTACGAGATTTCTTTGATACACGCTATGTAAAGGACACTGTGATGGTGGCATTCAAGAATGGACCGAATCAGAGACGGTTACGGGTTATAATGCTAGTAATCGTACTTTGCGTAGTTATTGGACCAATTTACg GTGAAATGTCAGTCATGTATCTATTCACAAGATATCGTTTTAATTGGAACGAAGTGGATTTCAGCATGTTCTCGACTTATGCTATGTGTACTTCATTAGTGG GCACTTTGTTTTCTGTGGGCGTATTCAGTCACGTTCTTAAATTTGATGACGCAATCATTGGTGTCATATCATGCACGAGTAAAATTCTCTCTGGCTTCATGTACGCGTTTGCTACTGACACCTGGCATATGTACAtag caCCGCTTATCGAACTTTTCAACGGAACTTCGTTTATAGCAATGCGGTCTATGGTGTCAAAGTTAGTGGACAAAGATGAACTAG GTAAAGTGAACTCGTTCTTTGGAGTAGCGGAAGCCATGATGCCTCTTGTATACGCACCAATGTATACTACAGTATACACATCAACCCTCAAGACATTTCCTGGTGCCTTCTTCCTATTGGGCGGTGGTCTCACAATACCCGCtgtacttatattttt ATGGTTATATTTGGCAAACAAGAAGTTTCTCGCAATTGAAACCACTAACAAAGAAAGAGAAGTCAATGAAGAAAAACACGAAAAAGGACGAGAAAATAAAGCATTCGAGAATGATGAACAAAAGCATAAAATCGAAGCTACCACAGAAAATCCTGATAGTGTTGCCGCACAGATAGAAATAGGTTTCACACAAAGTATGGTTTGCACAAGTAAGCTATAA
- the LOC110998888 gene encoding uncharacterized protein LOC110998888 isoform X2, translating into MPKHYQSCPFQKRLVTSENLKRRYCWFELMQIYDKIADCVYIFNKIYAGQILIMFEAWLLTTVLVICRSLSPSMKYSEVMWSDAFYYTFLNIRPFFLTKMSDFFIQDRRETLSLLIRVLIHTDTNYYLYQSQVQTMITQVQGRKIELSAVVAAVDMPIMIAFAGKVISYSVLVIQYFYINN; encoded by the exons ATGCCTAAACATTATCAATCTTGTCCATTTCAGAAGAGACTTGTTACCTCAGAAAACTTGAAGCGTCGTTATTGCTGGTTTGAACTTATgcaaatttatgataaaatcgCTGATTGCGTTTATatcttcaataaaatatatgcagGGCAG ATTTTGATTATGTTTGAAGCCTGGCTGCTCACAACTGTTCTCGTTATATGCAGATCATTATCGCCATCTATGAAG TATTCCGAAGTGATGTGGAGTGATGCCTTCTATTacacatttctaaatatacGACCATTTTTTCTTACGAAAAtgagtgatttttttatacaagatAGAAGAGAAACACTATCTTTACTCATACGTGTACTAATTCATACTGACACGAACT attatttatatcaaagcCAGGTACAAACTATGATCACTCAAGTGCAAGGCAGAAAAATAGAATTGTCGGCTGTGGTGGCAGCAGTCGATATGCCAATCATGATTGCGTTTGCTGGCAAAGTTATATCCTATAGTGTTTTAGTTATACAAtacttttacattaataactaa